CGGGAGGGAGTACTGATGCTCGAAGTCGACTCCATCAACACGTTCTACGGCAAGAGCCACATCCTCCACGACGTGAGCTTCGAGGCCGGGGCCGACGAGGTGGTCGCACTGCTGGGCCGCAACGGCGTCGGCAAGACCACGACCATGAAGTCCGTCATCGGCCTGACGCCGCCGCAATCCGGCACCGTACGCTTCGAGGGCGAGGTCGTCTCCGGCGACTCGCCGAGCTCGATCGCCAACCGGGGGATCGGCTACGTCCCCCAGGACCGGGGTATGTTCCCGGAGCTGACCGTCGAGGAGAACCTGACGATGGGGCTCGGGACGGCCAAGCGCGACGAGACGATCATGGCGGAGATCTTCGATCGGTTCCCCCGCGTCGAGGAGCGCATGCACCAGAAGGCGGGGACCCTCTCCGGCGGCGAACAGCAGATGGTGGCGATGGCCCGCGCACTGATGCGCGACCCGAAGCTCGTCCTGATGGACGAGCCCACCGAGGGGCTGATGCCCTCGCTGATCCCCGAGATCGCCGATATCACCGAGGAGATCGCCGACTCGGGGTACAGCATCGTCATCGTCGAACAGAACGTCGACCTGGTGCTCGACATCGCCGACCGGATCTACCTGATGGACAACGGCCGGATCCACGAGCAGGCGACGCCCGCGGACCTGCGCGACGACGAAACGATCCTCGAAAAGTACCTCGGAGTTGGTATCTAATGATAGACCTCGAACTCAGTCCGATCTCGCGACGCATCGTCGAAGAACTGGCAACCGTCACGGCCGACGAGGAGGTGCTCGTCATCTCCGACCCCGAGAAGGTCAGCGTCGGGCGCGCCATCACCAACGCGGCGCGCTCGACGGGCGCGAACGCGACCCTCTCGATCATGCCGCGACTGGACGCCCACGGGAACGAACCGCCGGGACCCGTCGCCGCCGCGATGAAGGAAGCCGACGTGGCCTTCACGGCGACGACCCACG
Above is a genomic segment from Halorientalis sp. LT38 containing:
- a CDS encoding ABC transporter ATP-binding protein → MLEVDSINTFYGKSHILHDVSFEAGADEVVALLGRNGVGKTTTMKSVIGLTPPQSGTVRFEGEVVSGDSPSSIANRGIGYVPQDRGMFPELTVEENLTMGLGTAKRDETIMAEIFDRFPRVEERMHQKAGTLSGGEQQMVAMARALMRDPKLVLMDEPTEGLMPSLIPEIADITEEIADSGYSIVIVEQNVDLVLDIADRIYLMDNGRIHEQATPADLRDDETILEKYLGVGI